A stretch of Fulvia fulva chromosome 4, complete sequence DNA encodes these proteins:
- a CDS encoding Satratoxin biosynthesis SC1 cluster protein 4 yields the protein MAPASDAFANFASQLPKGPRETWPNDDRGPSIQAIQILLIIFASSAVALRFTARRLSSFGLWWDDWTILAALGLSLAVNVANLVGVSQGLGKHIWNVNDLGKSYLRTLFATELIFNTALALNKLGVLFMYHRLFEVERKITIAVKVLASIVIAWWVAVEVTTLLQCRPIHIFWNYSLEGKCIDIVTFFEGSAIPNAIIDIAILLLPQQIIWKLRLSRGNRIALCGIFLLGAFTSASSIGRLVAIIRFHNGIDFTFKAFDAIVWYSLEPAVGIICACLPCLGPLLRNLPGSPFASHGSNSASNPPSNTISGQAAPRAHRHLDTDTASITKLTTDYSSKTSMYGPTSDGMDDFIHHLDAEEGHEMTAIPANSTTQARLPISS from the exons ATGGCTCCAGCCTCGGATGCTTTCGCCAACTTTGCCTCGCAACTGCCCAAGGGACCCCGAGAGACATGGCCGAATGATGATCGGGGACCTTCGATACAGGCCATTCAGATTCTGCTGATCATCTTCGCCTCCAGTGCTGTGGCCTTGAGATTCACTGCGAGACGACTGAGCAGCTTCGGGTTATGGTGGGACGACTGGACAATCTTGGCTGCGTTG GGACTTTCGCTGGCTGTCAATGTCGCCAACCTTGTTGGGGTCTCGCAGGGCCTTGGAAAGCACATCTGGAACGTGAATGACCTCGGCAAATCGTATCTGCGGACTCTCTTCGCCACAGAGCTCATATTCAACACGGCATTGGCATTGAACAAGCTTGGAGTTTTGTTCATGTACCATCGCCTGTTCGAAGTCGAGCGGAAGATCACGATTGCGGTCAAGGTCTTAGCGAGCATTGTTATCGCCTGGTGGGTAGCTGTGGAAGTTACAACTTTGCTGCAATGTCGTCCCATTCACATATTCTGGAACTATTCACTGGAGGGGAAATGCATTGACATCGTAACGTTCTTCGAAGGCTCGGCGATACCGAATGCCATTATCGACATCGCGATCCTGCTCTTACCACAGCAGATCATCTGGAAGCTTAGATTGAGCAGAGGTAACAGGATAGCACTTTGTGGGATCTTTCTGCTTGGAGCTTT TACGTCAGCCAGCTCAATCGGACGCCTGGTGGCCATCATCAGGTTCCACAACGGCATCGACTTCACCTTCAAGGCTTTCGATGCCATTGTTTGGTACTCACTGGAGCCAGCAGTTGGCATCATTTGCGCTTGCTTACCA TGTCTTGGACCATTACTGCGAAATCTCCCCGGCTCGCCCTTCGCCAGCCACGGCTCCAATTCAGCGTCGAATCCTCCTTCGAATACCATCAGTGGCCAAGCGGCACCTCGTGCACATCGACATCTGGACACAGACACTGCCAGCATCACGAAGCTTACTACTGATTACTCGTCGAAGACTTCGATGTATGGCCCCACTAGCGACGGCATGGACGACTTTATACACCATCTCGATGCAGAGGAGGGTCATGAGATGACCGCAATACCCGCAAATAGCACTACGCAGGCGCGCTTGCCTATATCTTCGTAG